In a genomic window of Streptomyces sp. SJL17-4:
- a CDS encoding 5'-nucleotidase C-terminal domain-containing protein, which yields MPLNRRTFLERSAAAGAGVAVAGAVAVPAEAHGGPGRPRPRKRYSFTVMGTTDLHGNVFNWDYFTDKEFDDKAHNDVGLAKISTLVDQVRKEKGRRNTLLIDAGDTIQGTQLSYYYAKVDPITARSGPVHPMAQAMNAIGYDAAALGNHEFNYGIPVLRKFEEQCDFPLLGANALDAKTLRPAFAPYSMHRLRTPHGKDVKVAILGLTNPGIAIWDKANVSGRMVFPGLEEQAAKWVPKLRSMGADVVVVSAHSGSSGTSSYGDQLPHIENAAGLVAEQVPGIDAILVGHAHTEIPEYRVKNKETGKDVVLSEPLKWGQRLTLFDFDLVWEKGCWTVEKVAAQVLNSNTVAEDPEITGLLGDEHEKVVAYVNQIIGTSTAAMTTADAPWKDEPIIDLINVVQAETVKAALAGGAHGALPVLSQASCFSRTARIPAGQVSIKDAAGLYPFENTLEARLMTGAQLKDYLEFSARYYVQTPAGAPVDTAKLTNADGIPDYNYDAVSGLTYDIDVARPAGSRIVNLSFEGRPLDPAAKFVLAVNNYRASGGGAFPHVAGAQQLWANSDEIRNTIIQWVKAKGTVDPSLFASVGWKLTRDGVPVF from the coding sequence ATGCCGCTGAACCGCAGGACGTTCCTGGAGCGCTCGGCCGCCGCCGGGGCCGGGGTGGCCGTCGCCGGAGCCGTCGCCGTTCCCGCCGAGGCCCACGGCGGCCCCGGCCGTCCGCGTCCGCGGAAGCGGTACTCGTTCACGGTGATGGGCACCACCGACCTGCACGGCAACGTCTTCAACTGGGACTACTTCACGGACAAGGAGTTCGACGACAAGGCGCACAACGACGTCGGCCTCGCAAAGATCTCCACCCTGGTGGACCAGGTCCGGAAGGAGAAGGGCCGCCGCAACACCCTTCTCATCGACGCGGGCGACACCATTCAGGGCACCCAGCTGTCGTACTACTACGCCAAGGTCGACCCGATCACCGCCCGCAGCGGCCCGGTCCACCCGATGGCCCAGGCCATGAACGCCATCGGCTACGACGCCGCCGCGCTCGGCAACCACGAGTTCAACTACGGCATCCCGGTGCTCCGCAAGTTCGAGGAGCAGTGCGACTTCCCGCTGCTCGGCGCCAATGCGCTGGACGCGAAGACGCTGCGGCCGGCCTTCGCCCCGTACAGCATGCACCGCCTGCGTACCCCGCACGGCAAGGACGTCAAGGTCGCGATACTCGGCCTGACCAACCCGGGTATCGCCATCTGGGACAAGGCGAACGTCAGCGGCAGGATGGTGTTCCCGGGGCTTGAGGAGCAGGCGGCGAAGTGGGTGCCGAAGCTGCGTTCGATGGGTGCGGACGTGGTGGTCGTCTCGGCGCACTCCGGCTCCAGCGGTACCTCCTCGTACGGTGACCAGCTTCCCCACATCGAGAACGCGGCCGGGCTCGTCGCCGAGCAGGTGCCGGGCATCGACGCGATCCTCGTGGGTCACGCGCACACCGAGATTCCGGAGTACCGGGTGAAGAACAAGGAGACCGGCAAGGACGTCGTCCTGTCCGAGCCCTTGAAGTGGGGCCAGCGCCTGACCCTCTTCGACTTCGACCTGGTGTGGGAGAAGGGCTGCTGGACCGTGGAGAAGGTGGCCGCGCAGGTCCTCAACTCCAACACGGTGGCGGAGGACCCGGAGATCACCGGGCTGCTGGGGGACGAGCACGAGAAGGTCGTCGCGTACGTCAACCAGATCATCGGCACGTCCACGGCGGCCATGACCACGGCCGACGCGCCGTGGAAGGACGAGCCGATCATCGACCTGATCAACGTGGTCCAGGCCGAGACCGTGAAGGCGGCGCTGGCGGGTGGCGCTCACGGGGCCCTGCCGGTGCTCTCGCAGGCCTCCTGTTTCTCCCGTACGGCCCGGATTCCGGCCGGGCAGGTGTCCATCAAGGACGCGGCCGGTCTGTATCCCTTCGAGAACACCCTGGAGGCCCGTCTGATGACGGGCGCCCAGCTGAAGGACTATCTGGAGTTCTCGGCGCGGTACTACGTCCAGACCCCGGCGGGTGCTCCGGTGGACACCGCGAAGCTGACGAACGCCGACGGCATCCCGGACTACAACTACGACGCCGTCTCCGGGCTCACGTACGACATCGACGTCGCCAGGCCGGCCGGTTCGCGGATCGTGAACCTGTCCTTCGAGGGCAGGCCCCTCGACCCGGCGGCGAAGTTCGTCCTCGCGGTGAACAACTACCGGGCGAGTGGTGGCGGCGCGTTCCCGCACGTCGCGGGCGCCCAGCAGCTGTGGGCCAACTCGGACGAGATCCGTAACACCATCATCCAGTGGGTGAAGGCGAAGGGGACGGTCGACCCGTCCCTGTTCGCCTCGGTGGGCTGGAAGCTGACGCGGGACGGCGTGCCGGTGTTCTAG
- a CDS encoding asparaginase — MARVTVFTLGGTISARGGDAARMSGREVLAELGGDHDIVLNDFRRVPSSTLTHADLADLATEVRATVAAGSGVVVVQGTDTLEETAFLLDLLCTTEQPVVVTGAMRRPDLPGADGPANLAAALAVAAHPACRNLGVLVVLADEIHAARLARKTHTTSVATFTSAGAGPLGTVVEGEPRILLRPAVQAAFCPLELDPEVRVALVTLSLGDRGELLDAVDDRFQGLVVAAFGAGHAPAWLVEPLAELARRIPVVLASRTGSGATLSDTYRSPGSEYDLLHHGLIPAGPLDPAKARILLHTLLSSGAAGPAGYDRPRITAAFAHLNGSGLA; from the coding sequence ATGGCCCGCGTCACGGTCTTCACCCTCGGAGGGACCATCTCCGCACGAGGCGGTGACGCGGCCCGGATGAGCGGCCGGGAAGTCCTCGCCGAACTCGGCGGCGACCACGACATCGTCCTGAACGACTTCCGCCGCGTCCCCAGCTCCACCCTCACCCACGCCGACCTCGCCGACCTCGCCACCGAGGTCCGCGCCACCGTCGCCGCGGGCTCCGGCGTGGTCGTCGTCCAGGGCACCGACACCCTGGAGGAGACCGCCTTCCTCCTCGACCTGCTCTGCACCACCGAGCAGCCCGTCGTCGTCACCGGCGCCATGCGCCGCCCCGACCTGCCCGGCGCCGACGGCCCCGCCAACCTGGCCGCCGCGCTCGCCGTCGCCGCCCACCCGGCCTGCCGGAACCTCGGCGTCCTCGTCGTCCTCGCCGACGAGATCCACGCCGCCCGCCTCGCCCGCAAGACCCACACCACCTCCGTCGCCACCTTCACCTCGGCCGGCGCCGGGCCCCTCGGCACCGTCGTCGAGGGCGAGCCCCGCATCCTGCTCCGCCCCGCCGTACAGGCCGCGTTCTGCCCGCTGGAGCTCGACCCCGAGGTACGGGTCGCCCTGGTGACCCTCTCCCTCGGCGACCGCGGCGAACTCCTCGACGCCGTCGACGACCGCTTCCAGGGCCTCGTCGTCGCCGCCTTCGGCGCCGGCCACGCCCCCGCCTGGCTCGTCGAGCCGCTCGCCGAGCTCGCCCGCCGCATCCCCGTCGTCCTCGCCTCCCGCACAGGAAGCGGCGCGACCCTCTCGGACACCTACCGCAGCCCCGGATCCGAATACGACCTGCTGCACCACGGACTGATCCCGGCCGGCCCCCTCGACCCCGCCAAGGCCCGGATCCTGCTCCACACCCTGCTGTCCAGCGGAGCGGCCGGCCCGGCCGGATACGACCGGCCCCGGATCACCGCCGCCTTCGCCCACCTGAACGGCTCAGGACTCGCCTGA
- the pyk gene encoding pyruvate kinase, translating to MRRAKIVCTLGPATETYDQIKALIEAGMDVARFNLSHGSYAEHEERYQRVRKASDETGRSIGVLADLQGPKIRLGRFREGPVLLERGDEFTITVEPMEGDRHCCGTTYSGLAADVTTGERILVDDGRVTLEVTSVDGPRVNTLVIEGGMVSDNKGLNLPGVAVSVPALSEKDIEDLRWALRIGADVIALSFVRSARDIDDVHRIMDEEGRRLPVIAKIEKPQAVENIEEIVAAFDGIMVARGDLGVEMPLEQVPIVQKRAVKLAKRNAKPVIVATQMLDSMIDNSRPTRAEASDVANAVIDGTDAVMLSGETSVGRYPIETVRTMSRIVEAAEEDVLAKGLPPLTERNKPRTQGGAVARAAAEMGDFLGAKFLVAFTQSGDTVKRLSRYRSPIPLLAFTPDPATRSQLNLTWGVETFLGPHVDSTDAMVAQVDEELLRIGRCRPGDVVVITAGSPPGVTGSTNMVRVHHIGEALT from the coding sequence ATGCGCCGAGCGAAAATCGTTTGTACCCTTGGGCCCGCCACCGAAACATACGACCAGATCAAGGCGTTGATCGAGGCCGGAATGGACGTGGCCCGCTTCAACCTCAGCCACGGCTCGTACGCCGAACACGAGGAGCGCTACCAACGCGTCCGCAAAGCCTCCGACGAGACCGGCCGCAGCATCGGAGTCCTCGCCGACCTTCAAGGCCCGAAGATTCGCCTCGGCCGCTTCCGCGAAGGCCCCGTACTCCTTGAACGCGGCGACGAGTTCACCATCACCGTCGAACCGATGGAAGGCGACCGCCACTGCTGCGGAACGACCTACTCCGGCCTCGCCGCCGACGTCACCACCGGTGAACGCATCCTCGTCGACGACGGCCGCGTCACCCTGGAGGTCACCTCCGTCGACGGACCCCGCGTGAACACCCTCGTCATCGAGGGCGGCATGGTCTCCGACAACAAGGGCCTCAACCTCCCCGGCGTCGCCGTCTCCGTCCCCGCCCTCTCCGAGAAGGACATCGAAGACCTCCGCTGGGCCCTCCGCATCGGCGCCGACGTCATCGCCCTCTCCTTCGTCCGCAGCGCCCGCGACATCGACGACGTCCACCGCATCATGGACGAGGAGGGACGCCGGCTCCCCGTCATCGCCAAGATCGAGAAGCCGCAGGCCGTCGAGAACATCGAGGAGATCGTCGCCGCCTTCGACGGCATCATGGTCGCCCGCGGCGACCTGGGCGTCGAGATGCCCCTGGAGCAGGTGCCGATCGTCCAGAAGCGCGCCGTCAAACTCGCCAAACGGAACGCCAAGCCGGTCATCGTCGCCACCCAGATGCTCGACTCGATGATCGACAACTCCCGCCCCACGCGCGCCGAGGCCAGCGACGTGGCGAACGCCGTCATCGACGGCACCGACGCCGTGATGCTCTCCGGCGAGACCAGCGTCGGCCGCTACCCGATCGAGACCGTCCGCACCATGAGCCGCATCGTCGAGGCCGCGGAGGAAGACGTCCTCGCCAAGGGCCTCCCGCCCCTCACCGAACGCAACAAGCCCCGCACCCAGGGCGGCGCCGTGGCCCGCGCGGCCGCCGAGATGGGCGACTTCCTCGGCGCGAAGTTCCTCGTGGCCTTCACACAGTCGGGCGACACGGTCAAGCGCCTCTCCCGCTACCGCTCCCCGATCCCCCTCCTCGCCTTCACCCCGGACCCGGCGACCCGCTCCCAGCTCAACCTGACGTGGGGCGTGGAAACCTTCCTGGGCCCGCACGTGGACTCGACGGACGCGATGGTGGCGCAGGTGGACGAGGAACTGCTGCGGATCGGCCGCTGCCGGCCGGGCGACGTCGTGGTGATCACGGCGGGCTCCCCGCCGGGAGTCACGGGCTCGACCAACATGGTCCGGGTCCACCACATCGGTGAGGCGCTGACGTAG
- a CDS encoding SIMPL domain-containing protein has product MTQEHATPDTPQVTVRGEGRLEVDPELARIWVAVSARGPDRSTTLADLTRRNTLVLDLVKAQGSAVEKLETGSFSISPELTRKGRGERVHAFHGRVRVTAELTDFTVLGELVTRLADLELTSVDGPWWFLRPASPAYAEARRLAVTEAVQRARAYAEALGTTLSSLLELSDAGVAEPLMPRRAAFGAAQVAYSAESAGEAPPLDLEPQRQTVTAEVVARFTMRPPAL; this is encoded by the coding sequence GTGACGCAGGAACACGCGACCCCGGACACGCCCCAGGTGACGGTCCGTGGGGAGGGACGGCTGGAGGTCGACCCGGAACTCGCCCGGATCTGGGTGGCCGTCTCCGCCCGAGGCCCCGACCGGTCGACCACCCTCGCGGACCTCACCCGACGCAACACCCTGGTACTCGACCTGGTCAAGGCACAGGGCTCCGCCGTGGAGAAACTGGAGACGGGCAGCTTCTCCATCTCCCCCGAGCTCACCCGCAAAGGCCGGGGAGAACGGGTGCACGCCTTCCACGGAAGGGTACGGGTCACGGCCGAACTGACCGACTTCACCGTCCTCGGAGAGCTGGTGACCCGACTCGCCGACCTGGAACTGACCAGCGTCGACGGCCCCTGGTGGTTCCTGCGCCCGGCCTCCCCGGCGTACGCGGAGGCCCGCAGGCTCGCGGTGACCGAGGCGGTGCAGCGGGCACGGGCCTACGCGGAGGCACTCGGCACCACGCTCTCCTCACTCCTCGAACTGTCGGACGCGGGGGTCGCGGAGCCCCTGATGCCGAGGCGCGCGGCCTTCGGCGCGGCGCAGGTGGCGTACTCGGCGGAGAGCGCCGGGGAGGCCCCGCCGCTCGACCTCGAACCCCAGCGCCAGACGGTGACCGCCGAGGTCGTGGCGCGCTTCACGATGCGACCGCCCGCACTCTGA
- the pepN gene encoding aminopeptidase N yields the protein MSVLTRDEAQTRAQLLDVQHYSVDLDLTTGDETFESTSLVRFTARTAGDTFVELKPETLHSALLDDEPLDVTTLDGNRLPLHLSEGEHTLRISTTMRYSRTGEGMHRFADPSDGEAYVYTQLFMEDVQRVFAAFDQPDLKAVFELTVTAPDGWTVLANGITEQRPDGRWHSAATPPLSTYFVCVAAGPWHSVRTEHAGLPFGIHCRRSLAAHLDADADEILAVTKACYDRFHEKFDEPYPFDSYDQAFVPEFNAGAMENPGLVTFRDEFVFRSAVTVTERQTRAMVIAHEMAHMWFGDLVTLRWWDDIWLNESFAEYMGYQTVNEACSDLFPDTWVDFGVTRKAWGYEADQRPSTHPVAPDPEAVPDTASALLNFDGISYAKGASALRQLVAWLGEKDFLAGINIHFKRHKFGNATLADFIDNLAAATDRDVHAWADQWLRTTGVDTLTPALTGEGLRWQLAVDRAGSRPHRIAVGLYDRDPSGELVLRERRELDVPQTEPAELTGPRPALVVLNDQDLTYAKLRFDEVSEQSALSGISRIPDALTRAVIWNAMRDMVRDGDLLPADYLEFALAHLTEETELALVQGVLGFARTQIADRYLTEEARPAALSTIRQIARALLRRTEDGEAPGLRLTAVRALIDSATTPDQITSWLDEGTVHGGPELDPELRWRILARLAVLGATDEPTIAAELERDPSATGQEGAARCRASLPTPEAKEAAWSALFDTDDLSNYLFTATAQGFWQPEQAELLRAYVPRFYPAAIAMGARRGAAMAEAAGRYAFPSYAIDQESLTLGDHHLTTDDMIPALRRKLVDQLDDLRRALKTREA from the coding sequence ATGTCCGTACTGACGCGCGACGAAGCGCAGACCCGTGCCCAGCTCCTCGACGTCCAGCACTACAGCGTGGACCTCGACCTCACCACCGGCGACGAGACCTTCGAGTCCACCAGCCTCGTCCGGTTCACCGCCCGTACCGCCGGGGACACCTTCGTCGAGCTGAAGCCCGAAACCCTGCACTCCGCCCTCCTCGACGACGAGCCCCTCGACGTCACCACCCTGGACGGCAACCGCCTCCCGCTGCACCTGAGCGAGGGCGAGCACACCCTGCGGATCAGTACGACCATGCGGTACTCCCGCACCGGCGAGGGCATGCACCGCTTCGCCGACCCCAGCGACGGCGAAGCGTACGTCTACACCCAGCTCTTCATGGAAGACGTCCAGCGCGTCTTCGCCGCCTTCGACCAGCCCGACCTGAAGGCCGTCTTCGAACTGACCGTCACCGCCCCCGACGGCTGGACCGTCCTCGCCAACGGCATCACCGAGCAGCGACCCGACGGACGCTGGCACTCCGCCGCCACCCCGCCGCTCTCCACCTACTTCGTGTGCGTCGCGGCGGGCCCCTGGCACTCGGTCCGCACCGAGCACGCCGGACTCCCCTTCGGCATCCACTGCCGCCGCTCCCTCGCCGCCCACCTCGACGCCGACGCCGACGAGATCCTCGCCGTCACCAAGGCCTGCTACGACCGCTTCCACGAGAAGTTCGACGAGCCGTACCCCTTCGACTCGTACGACCAGGCCTTCGTCCCCGAGTTCAACGCCGGCGCCATGGAGAACCCCGGCCTCGTCACCTTCCGCGACGAATTCGTCTTCCGCTCCGCCGTCACCGTCACCGAGCGGCAGACCCGCGCCATGGTCATCGCCCACGAGATGGCCCACATGTGGTTCGGCGACCTCGTCACCCTGCGCTGGTGGGACGACATCTGGCTGAACGAGTCCTTCGCCGAGTACATGGGCTACCAGACCGTCAACGAAGCCTGCTCCGACCTCTTCCCCGACACCTGGGTCGACTTCGGCGTCACCCGCAAGGCCTGGGGCTACGAGGCCGACCAGCGGCCCTCCACCCACCCCGTCGCCCCCGACCCCGAGGCCGTCCCCGACACCGCCTCCGCCCTCCTCAACTTCGACGGCATCTCCTACGCCAAGGGCGCCTCCGCCCTCCGCCAGCTCGTCGCCTGGCTCGGCGAGAAGGACTTCCTCGCCGGCATCAACATCCACTTCAAGCGCCACAAGTTCGGCAACGCCACCCTCGCCGACTTCATCGACAACCTCGCCGCCGCCACCGACCGCGACGTCCACGCCTGGGCCGACCAATGGCTCCGCACCACCGGCGTCGACACCCTCACCCCGGCCCTCACCGGCGAAGGCCTCCGCTGGCAGCTCGCCGTCGACCGCGCCGGCAGCCGCCCCCACCGCATCGCCGTCGGCCTCTACGACCGCGACCCCTCCGGCGAGCTCGTCCTCCGCGAGCGCCGCGAACTCGACGTACCCCAGACCGAGCCCGCCGAGCTCACCGGCCCGCGCCCCGCCCTCGTCGTCCTCAACGACCAGGACCTCACCTACGCCAAACTCCGCTTCGACGAGGTCTCCGAGCAGTCCGCCCTGAGCGGCATCTCACGCATCCCCGACGCACTGACCCGCGCCGTGATCTGGAACGCGATGCGCGACATGGTCCGCGACGGCGACCTCCTCCCCGCCGACTACCTGGAATTCGCCCTGGCCCACCTCACCGAGGAGACCGAACTCGCCCTCGTGCAAGGCGTCCTCGGCTTCGCCCGCACCCAGATCGCCGACCGGTACCTCACCGAGGAAGCGCGCCCCGCAGCCCTCTCCACCATCCGGCAGATCGCCCGCGCCCTGCTGCGCCGCACCGAGGACGGCGAAGCCCCCGGCCTGCGCCTCACCGCCGTCCGCGCCCTCATCGACAGCGCCACCACCCCCGACCAGATCACCTCCTGGCTCGACGAAGGCACCGTCCACGGCGGCCCCGAGCTCGACCCCGAGCTGCGCTGGCGCATCCTGGCCCGACTCGCCGTCCTCGGCGCCACCGACGAGCCCACCATCGCCGCCGAACTGGAGCGGGACCCCAGCGCCACCGGCCAGGAAGGCGCGGCCCGCTGCCGGGCCTCCCTCCCGACCCCGGAGGCGAAGGAGGCGGCCTGGTCGGCGCTCTTCGACACCGACGACCTCTCCAACTACCTGTTCACCGCCACGGCCCAGGGCTTCTGGCAGCCGGAGCAGGCGGAACTCCTCCGCGCGTACGTCCCCCGCTTCTACCCGGCGGCCATCGCCATGGGCGCCCGCCGGGGCGCCGCGATGGCCGAGGCGGCGGGCCGGTACGCCTTCCCGTCGTACGCGATCGACCAGGAATCTCTGACCCTGGGCGACCACCACCTCACGACGGACGACATGATCCCGGCCCTCCGCCGCAAACTGGTCGACCAGCTCGACGACCTCCGCCGAGCCCTGAAGACCCGCGAAGCCTGA
- a CDS encoding SidA/IucD/PvdA family monooxygenase: MTGSTPKDDLDRPHDLVGVGIGPFNLSLAALAHGVPGGLATAFFEQKPAFHWHPGLLIEGATLQVPFLADLVTLADPASPWTFLNYLKTRERLFPFYFAEKFHIQRAEYDAYCRWVSERLPGLHFGHQVDSVRWNPERRLFEVDFTQIDPDGEAEALGRAYTRNVVLGVGTEPYVPEPLKPLADAPGVPVLHAADYLAHRETLLAAGHVTVIGSGQSGAEVFLDLLRARPTGAEKIHWLARTEAFAPMEYSKLGLEHFTPDYTRYFHSLPEPVRGDLVPRQWQLHKGIDTDTITAIHDELYRRTLHGGWPDAVLTPGVRVRTAGRVATTQVELHLEHLQQGTRSRLTTDAVVLATGYRERPVDRMLAGLDPYLRHDSAGRARVDERYRLVLDPSVTGAVHVQNAEKHTHGVGAPDLGLAAWRSATILNSITGKEPYPLPRRTAFTSFGLEPREAPSIPAQGQKLTPLVES, translated from the coding sequence ATGACCGGCAGCACCCCCAAGGACGACCTCGACCGCCCCCACGATCTCGTGGGCGTCGGCATCGGCCCCTTCAACCTCTCGCTCGCCGCCCTCGCGCACGGTGTCCCCGGCGGCCTCGCCACCGCCTTCTTCGAACAGAAGCCGGCCTTCCACTGGCACCCCGGCCTCCTCATCGAGGGCGCCACCCTCCAGGTCCCCTTCCTCGCCGACCTGGTGACCCTCGCCGACCCCGCCAGCCCCTGGACCTTCCTCAACTACCTGAAGACCCGCGAACGCCTCTTCCCCTTCTACTTCGCCGAGAAGTTCCACATCCAGCGCGCCGAATACGACGCCTACTGCCGCTGGGTCAGCGAGCGACTCCCCGGACTGCACTTCGGCCACCAGGTCGACTCGGTCCGCTGGAACCCCGAACGACGCCTGTTCGAAGTCGACTTCACCCAGATCGACCCGGACGGCGAAGCCGAGGCCCTCGGCCGCGCCTACACCCGGAACGTCGTCCTCGGCGTCGGCACCGAACCGTACGTCCCCGAGCCGCTCAAGCCGCTCGCCGACGCCCCCGGAGTCCCCGTCCTCCACGCCGCCGACTACCTCGCACACCGCGAGACGCTCCTCGCCGCCGGGCACGTCACCGTCATCGGCTCCGGCCAGTCCGGCGCCGAGGTCTTCCTCGACCTGCTCCGCGCCCGCCCCACCGGCGCCGAGAAGATCCACTGGCTGGCCCGCACCGAGGCCTTCGCCCCCATGGAGTACTCCAAGCTCGGGCTCGAACACTTCACCCCGGACTACACCCGCTACTTCCACTCCCTGCCCGAACCCGTACGCGGCGACCTCGTGCCCCGGCAATGGCAACTGCACAAGGGCATCGACACCGACACCATCACCGCCATCCACGACGAGCTCTACCGCCGCACCCTGCACGGCGGCTGGCCCGACGCCGTCCTCACCCCCGGCGTCCGCGTCCGCACCGCCGGCCGGGTCGCCACCACCCAGGTCGAACTGCACCTGGAACACCTCCAGCAAGGCACCCGCTCCCGGCTCACCACCGACGCCGTCGTCCTCGCGACCGGCTACCGGGAACGCCCGGTGGACCGGATGCTCGCCGGCCTCGACCCCTACCTCCGCCACGACTCCGCCGGCCGCGCCCGCGTCGACGAGCGGTACCGACTGGTCCTCGACCCCTCGGTGACCGGCGCCGTCCACGTACAGAACGCCGAGAAACACACCCACGGCGTCGGCGCCCCCGACCTCGGCCTGGCGGCCTGGCGGAGCGCGACCATCCTCAACTCGATCACCGGCAAGGAGCCGTACCCGCTGCCCCGCCGCACCGCCTTCACCAGCTTCGGCCTGGAACCACGAGAGGCGCCGAGCATCCCGGCCCAGGGCCAGAAGCTGACGCCTCTCGTGGAGAGCTGA
- a CDS encoding aminotransferase class V-fold PLP-dependent enzyme, producing the protein MCAPPPPLAADPTTLSRLLGTTLDALREGAEIRGGPLPAGGPDTVAHRVREALGDPLPETGHGPHEALRTLVRVLAEGAADPAHPLCAAHLHTPPLALAAAADLAASALNPSMDSWDQAPAASTIEALVTAALAAEVYPDATHPDALVTTGGTESNQLALLLARERHGPAVRTVVGANAHHSFHRAAWLLGLPEPVVVPTPRGTIDPAALHEALTSLTGPILVAATAGTTDEGLIDPLPALADLCEERHAELHVDAAYGGPLLLSRTHRPLLDGLTRARTVTIDLHKLGWQPAAAGLLAVHDAADLAALGHTAAYLNADDDTEAGLPDLLGRSLRTTRRPDVLKTAVTLRALGRTGLGELVDTCMDLAQQLADLVEKTPGLDLRARPTLTTVLFRPNDPGVTDETVAAIRRTLLAEGRAVLGRAEADGRLWLKATLLNPHATPGDLAQLITLVEGSTQR; encoded by the coding sequence ATGTGTGCCCCGCCCCCACCCCTGGCCGCCGATCCCACCACCCTGAGCCGCCTCCTCGGCACCACCCTCGACGCCCTGCGCGAAGGCGCGGAGATCCGAGGCGGCCCCCTCCCCGCCGGCGGCCCGGACACCGTGGCGCACCGGGTACGCGAAGCCCTCGGCGACCCGCTCCCCGAAACCGGCCACGGCCCCCACGAGGCACTCCGCACCCTCGTCCGCGTCCTCGCGGAAGGCGCGGCCGACCCCGCCCACCCCCTCTGCGCCGCCCACCTCCACACCCCACCCCTCGCCCTCGCCGCCGCCGCCGACCTCGCGGCCTCCGCGCTCAACCCCTCCATGGACTCCTGGGACCAGGCCCCCGCCGCCTCCACGATCGAGGCCCTCGTCACGGCCGCCCTCGCCGCCGAGGTCTACCCGGACGCCACCCACCCCGACGCGCTGGTCACGACCGGCGGCACCGAGTCCAACCAGCTCGCCCTGCTGCTCGCGAGGGAACGCCACGGACCGGCGGTCCGCACCGTCGTCGGCGCCAACGCCCACCACTCCTTCCACCGAGCCGCCTGGCTCCTCGGCCTCCCGGAGCCGGTCGTGGTGCCCACACCCCGAGGGACCATCGACCCGGCCGCCCTGCACGAGGCACTGACCTCCCTCACCGGACCGATCCTCGTCGCGGCCACCGCAGGAACCACCGACGAAGGCCTCATCGACCCGCTCCCGGCCCTGGCAGACCTCTGCGAGGAACGACACGCCGAACTCCACGTCGACGCCGCCTACGGAGGCCCGCTCCTCCTCAGCCGCACCCACCGCCCCCTCCTCGACGGCCTCACCCGCGCCCGTACCGTCACCATCGACCTGCACAAACTGGGCTGGCAGCCGGCCGCCGCCGGACTCCTCGCCGTACACGACGCGGCCGACCTCGCCGCCCTCGGGCACACCGCCGCCTACCTCAACGCCGACGACGACACCGAAGCCGGCCTCCCCGACCTCCTCGGCCGCTCCCTGCGCACCACCCGCCGCCCCGACGTCCTCAAGACCGCCGTCACCCTCCGCGCCCTCGGCCGCACCGGTCTCGGCGAACTCGTCGACACCTGCATGGACCTGGCGCAGCAGCTGGCCGACCTCGTGGAGAAGACACCGGGACTCGACCTGCGAGCCCGCCCCACCCTCACCACCGTCCTCTTCCGCCCCAACGACCCCGGCGTCACCGACGAGACCGTCGCCGCAATCCGCCGCACCCTCCTCGCCGAGGGCCGCGCCGTCCTCGGCCGCGCCGAGGCCGACGGCCGCCTCTGGCTCAAGGCCACCCTGCTCAACCCCCACGCCACCCCCGGCGACCTGGCTCAGCTCATCACCCTCGTGGAAGGCAGCACGCAGCGATGA